A single Chlamydia suis DNA region contains:
- the pheS gene encoding phenylalanine--tRNA ligase subunit alpha, which produces MVIQGELEAVKLQFSHDLSLVHSSKDLFDLKVKFLGKKGILRGFADHLRQCPVEQKAAVGASINACKEFIEEGLLEKSRVILAKEEAEEFLKEKVDISLPGEEIPLGGRHIIKKVLDDVVDIFVRFGFCVREAPNIESEKNNFSLLNFEEDHPARQMQDTFYLDPVTVLRTHTSNVQSRELARNKPPLKVVAPGECFRNEDISARSHVIFHQVEAFCVDRECSFSDLTAMLSEFYHIFFERKVELRYRHSYFPFVEPGIEVDISCECHGAGCSLCKHSGWLEVAGAGMIHPNVLRKANIDPEEYSGYALGMGIERLAMLKYGISDIRLFSENDLRFLRQFS; this is translated from the coding sequence ATGGTCATTCAAGGGGAACTAGAGGCTGTTAAGCTACAGTTTAGTCACGACTTAAGCCTCGTACATTCTTCTAAAGATCTTTTTGATTTGAAAGTAAAGTTCCTTGGAAAGAAAGGAATTCTTCGCGGTTTTGCAGATCATCTGAGACAGTGTCCTGTGGAGCAAAAAGCAGCTGTTGGCGCCTCTATCAATGCTTGTAAGGAGTTTATTGAGGAGGGGTTACTTGAAAAAAGTCGGGTGATTTTAGCTAAAGAAGAAGCTGAAGAGTTCCTTAAGGAGAAGGTGGATATTAGTTTGCCGGGAGAGGAGATCCCTCTCGGCGGTAGGCATATCATTAAGAAAGTGCTTGATGATGTGGTAGATATCTTTGTTCGTTTTGGGTTTTGTGTCCGAGAGGCTCCGAATATTGAAAGCGAAAAGAACAACTTCTCCCTTCTCAATTTCGAGGAAGATCATCCTGCTCGACAAATGCAGGATACGTTTTATTTGGACCCAGTCACTGTCTTGCGAACGCACACATCGAACGTGCAGTCTCGGGAGTTAGCGAGAAATAAACCTCCTTTAAAGGTTGTGGCACCAGGGGAATGTTTCCGTAACGAAGACATTTCTGCGCGTTCTCATGTGATCTTCCACCAAGTGGAAGCTTTTTGTGTGGATAGGGAGTGTTCTTTTTCAGACTTGACAGCGATGTTGTCGGAGTTTTACCATATTTTCTTTGAACGTAAGGTGGAATTGCGGTACAGACATAGCTATTTCCCTTTCGTAGAGCCAGGGATCGAGGTGGATATTTCTTGCGAATGCCATGGAGCCGGGTGTTCTTTATGTAAACATTCTGGATGGCTAGAAGTTGCAGGAGCCGGGATGATTCATCCGAATGTCCTACGCAAGGCAAATATTGATCCAGAGGAATACTCTGGATATGCTTTAGGGATGGGTATAGAGCGTCTTGCGATGCTTAAGTACGGCATTTCTGATATTCGGTTGTTTAGCGAAAACGATTTACGGTTTTTGCGACAATTTTCTTAA
- the nusB gene encoding transcription antitermination factor NusB, giving the protein MSVMASDRVCASICTSRPFPKQKLREIVLQALYALEIDPEGEESLVSLLMNEASVSKKNVLYALVFCRAVRANLSELDTLLNATIRTTTLSHLTIIERNILRMMLFEYQQPQTGSPVPVAVLIAETTRLIKKFSYSEGSSLILSVLGSIFDQHSPDVETPFEPTSMCG; this is encoded by the coding sequence ATGTCAGTAATGGCTTCTGACAGAGTTTGTGCTTCTATTTGCACAAGCCGGCCTTTCCCAAAGCAAAAATTACGCGAGATTGTTTTGCAGGCATTGTATGCTCTAGAAATTGATCCTGAGGGGGAGGAGTCTCTGGTTAGCCTACTGATGAACGAAGCCTCTGTTTCCAAGAAAAACGTCCTCTATGCTTTGGTATTTTGCAGAGCAGTGCGAGCCAATCTGTCGGAGCTGGATACTTTGCTTAACGCAACAATTCGCACAACCACCCTTTCTCACCTGACAATTATCGAACGCAATATTCTTCGCATGATGCTTTTTGAGTATCAGCAACCCCAAACAGGTTCTCCTGTCCCAGTAGCTGTTCTGATAGCGGAAACGACTCGCCTTATTAAAAAATTTAGTTATTCAGAAGGAAGTTCTCTGATTCTTTCCGTTTTAGGTTCCATCTTTGATCAACATTCTCCAGATGTAGAGACTCCCTTCGAGCCCACATCTATGTGCGGTTAA
- a CDS encoding tRNA (guanine(46)-N(7))-methyltransferase TrmB, with the protein MKPQDLKLPYFWENRCPKIENRVFYVPNYYSQYENFKVPSWQELFANDGPVCCELCSGNGDWVVDQALKNSSINWIAVEKRFDRVRKIWSKMCNHKVENLLIVCGEAQTFFAHYVAAASFQKIIVNFPDPWPKFRHRKHRLFQDAFVQDMVRALVAGGQLTLATDDHNYLVNAIQTMLNYLSPELEAPHYINVKDNYGGSWFENLWRSKGQEIFCTTFVKRVGI; encoded by the coding sequence GTGAAACCGCAAGATTTGAAACTTCCCTATTTTTGGGAGAATCGCTGCCCAAAAATAGAAAATCGTGTGTTCTATGTTCCTAATTACTATTCTCAATACGAAAACTTTAAGGTGCCTTCTTGGCAGGAGCTTTTTGCTAATGATGGCCCTGTTTGTTGTGAGCTGTGCTCTGGGAACGGAGATTGGGTAGTAGACCAGGCTCTAAAGAATTCCTCTATCAATTGGATTGCAGTAGAAAAGCGTTTTGATCGAGTGCGTAAGATTTGGTCAAAAATGTGTAATCATAAAGTAGAAAATCTGCTTATTGTTTGTGGGGAAGCACAAACCTTTTTCGCTCATTATGTAGCAGCAGCTTCTTTCCAAAAAATTATCGTGAATTTTCCAGACCCTTGGCCGAAGTTTCGGCATCGCAAACATCGTTTATTTCAAGATGCTTTTGTTCAAGATATGGTGCGTGCTCTTGTGGCTGGAGGGCAGTTAACTCTAGCTACCGACGATCACAACTATTTGGTAAACGCAATTCAAACGATGCTTAATTATCTTTCTCCAGAGTTAGAAGCTCCCCACTATATCAACGTGAAAGACAACTACGGTGGATCTTGGTTTGAGAACTTATGGAGATCTAAGGGACAAGAAATTTTCTGCACGACATTCGTCAAAAGAGTTGGGATATAG
- the rplT gene encoding 50S ribosomal protein L20 translates to MVRATGSVASRARRKRVLKQAKGFWGDRKGHFRQSRSSVMRAMAFNYMHRKDRKGDFRRLWIARLNVASRIHGLSYSRLINGLKQAGINLNRKMLSEMAIGDPQGFAVIAAQAKLALEAAVQG, encoded by the coding sequence ATGGTAAGAGCAACTGGTTCAGTAGCTTCTAGAGCACGTCGTAAACGTGTTTTAAAACAAGCAAAAGGATTTTGGGGAGATAGAAAGGGGCATTTCCGTCAGAGCCGGTCTTCCGTTATGCGAGCTATGGCTTTCAACTACATGCATCGGAAAGATCGTAAAGGCGATTTTCGTCGTCTTTGGATTGCTCGTTTGAATGTGGCTTCTCGAATTCATGGTCTGTCCTATAGCCGTTTAATTAACGGACTCAAGCAAGCCGGTATCAATTTGAATAGAAAGATGTTATCTGAGATGGCTATTGGTGACCCTCAAGGGTTTGCTGTAATAGCTGCTCAAGCTAAACTCGCTTTGGAAGCCGCAGTTCAGGGATAG
- the infC gene encoding translation initiation factor IF-3, giving the protein MALNLKINRQIRAPKVRVIGSSGEQLGILSIKEALDLAREADLDLVEVASNSEPPVCKIMDYGKYRYDITKKEKDSKKAQHQVRIKEVKLKPNIDDNDFLTKVKQARAFIEKGNKVKVSCMFRGRELAYPEHGHKVVQRMCQGLEDVGFVESEPKLNGRSLICVIAPGTLKTKKKQEKVHAQDEKQ; this is encoded by the coding sequence GTGGCTTTAAACCTAAAGATAAATAGGCAGATACGAGCTCCCAAGGTGCGTGTAATAGGCTCTTCGGGTGAGCAGCTAGGCATATTGAGTATAAAAGAGGCCCTAGATTTAGCCAGGGAAGCTGATTTAGACCTTGTTGAAGTTGCTTCAAACTCAGAGCCTCCCGTATGTAAGATCATGGACTACGGGAAGTATCGTTATGACATAACCAAGAAAGAAAAAGATAGTAAGAAAGCTCAGCATCAAGTGCGCATCAAAGAGGTTAAGTTAAAACCTAATATTGATGACAACGATTTTCTTACGAAAGTAAAGCAAGCTAGAGCCTTTATTGAAAAAGGAAATAAGGTAAAAGTTTCTTGTATGTTTCGGGGGCGAGAGTTGGCTTATCCCGAACACGGGCATAAAGTTGTTCAAAGGATGTGTCAGGGCTTAGAAGATGTGGGGTTTGTCGAGTCCGAACCTAAACTCAATGGCCGTTCTTTGATCTGTGTTATTGCTCCGGGAACACTAAAAACTAAGAAAAAACAGGAAAAAGTCCATGCCCAAGATGAAAAGCAATAA
- the murB gene encoding UDP-N-acetylmuramate dehydrogenase → MTTTFPFPIRKSVPLSRFSTFRIGGPARYFKELTSVEEALAVFSFLHTQPLPYIIIGKGSNCLFHDQGFDGLVIYNNIQGQKFISPTQIQVLSGVSFSLLGKQLSSKGFSGLEFAVGIPGTVGGAVFMNAGTACANTASSLVSVEIIDYMGNLRSLSRKELLFSYRTSPFQGTAAFIVSATFQLTRDPQAAKRAKALIKERLLKQPYEYPSAGCIFRNPEEGVSAGALIDQAGLKGLTIGGGQISQKHGNFMINTGNACAADILELIEIVQKTLKQKGISLQKEVRVIPFRF, encoded by the coding sequence ATGACCACGACCTTTCCCTTTCCGATTCGAAAATCTGTTCCGCTCAGCCGCTTTTCTACTTTTCGTATTGGAGGGCCGGCACGATACTTTAAGGAGTTAACTTCTGTCGAAGAAGCCCTAGCCGTTTTCTCCTTTCTACACACCCAACCGCTGCCTTACATCATCATAGGAAAGGGATCCAATTGTCTTTTTCATGACCAGGGATTCGATGGGCTGGTTATCTACAACAATATCCAGGGACAAAAATTTATCTCCCCTACACAGATTCAAGTGCTTTCCGGAGTTTCTTTTTCTCTTTTAGGGAAACAACTCTCCTCTAAAGGATTTTCAGGGCTCGAATTTGCCGTAGGAATTCCAGGAACTGTTGGAGGAGCCGTGTTTATGAATGCTGGAACCGCATGCGCTAACACAGCCTCTTCTCTTGTCAGCGTGGAAATCATCGATTATATGGGGAATTTACGCTCCTTATCCAGAAAAGAACTTCTATTTTCCTACCGAACCTCCCCTTTTCAAGGAACCGCTGCTTTCATAGTCTCTGCAACGTTCCAGCTGACTCGCGATCCGCAGGCAGCTAAACGAGCAAAAGCTTTAATCAAAGAACGCCTCCTCAAACAACCCTACGAATACCCTTCCGCCGGTTGCATTTTCCGCAATCCCGAAGAAGGCGTGTCTGCGGGAGCGCTGATCGACCAAGCTGGGTTAAAAGGCTTAACCATAGGGGGCGGACAGATATCCCAAAAACATGGAAATTTTATGATTAATACGGGAAACGCCTGTGCCGCTGATATTTTGGAACTTATTGAGATCGTTCAAAAAACTCTGAAACAAAAAGGCATCTCTTTGCAAAAAGAAGTACGCGTCATCCCCTTCCGTTTCTAA
- a CDS encoding ribonucleoside-diphosphate reductase subunit alpha, protein MVDLQEKQCTIVKRNGMFVPFDRNRIIQALEAAFRDTRRIDDHTPLPEDLESSIRSITQQVVKEVVQKISDGQVVTVERIQDMVENQLYINGLQDVARDYIVYRGDRKAHREKSWQSLSVIRRCGTVVHFNPMKISAALEKAFRATERIEGVTPDFVREEINTLTQKIVSEIEERCAQQDSRIDIEQIQDIVEQQLMVVGHYAIAKNYILYREARARVRDNRGGEDQTIEKASSEEAFDVLGKDGSTYKITHPQLLARLARACSRFPETTDAALLTDMAFANFYSGIKESEVVLACIMAARANIEKEPDYAFVAAELLLDVVYQEALGRSRDAEDLEQAHREHFKRYIAEGDAYRLNAELKNLFDLDALANAMDLSRDLQFSYMGIQNLYDRYFNHHEGRRLETPQIFWMRVAMGLALNEQDKTSWAITFYNLLSTFRYTPATPTLFNSGMKHSQLSSCYLSTVQDDLVNIYKVISDNAMLSKWAGGIGNDWTAIRATGALIKGTNGKSQGVIPFIKVTNDTAVAVNQGGKRKGAVCVYLEIWHLDYEDFLELRKNTGDERRRAHDVNTASWIPDLFFKRLQQKGTWTLFSPDDVPGLHEAYGEEFERLYEEYERKVDSGEIRLFKKIEAEDLWRKMLSMLFETGHPWMTFKDPSNIRSAQDHKGVVRCSNLCTEILLNCSETETAVCNLGSINLAQHILDDGLDEEKLSETISIAVRMLDNVIDINFYPTKEAKEANLAHRAIGLGVMGFQDALYKLDISYASQEAVEFADYSSELISYYAIQASCLLAKERGVYSSYKGSKWDRGLLPIDTIQLLAEYRGEDNLQMDTSARMDWEPIRSLIREHGMRHCQLMAIAPTATISNIIGVTQSIEPTYKHLFVKSNLSGEFTIPNVYLIEKLKKLGIWDADMLDDLKYFDGSLLEIERIPDHLKHIFLTAFEIEPEWIIECASRRQKWIDMGQSLNLYLPQPDGKKLSNMYLTAWKKGLKTTYYLRSSSATTVEKSFVDLNKRGIQPRWMKNKSASAGIIVERAKTPTVCSLEEGCEACQ, encoded by the coding sequence ATGGTTGATCTACAAGAAAAGCAATGCACGATTGTTAAGCGCAATGGAATGTTTGTTCCTTTTGATCGGAACCGTATTATTCAGGCTTTAGAGGCTGCTTTTCGGGATACTCGCAGAATCGATGATCACACGCCCTTGCCAGAGGATTTAGAAAGTTCTATACGTTCCATTACACAGCAAGTCGTCAAAGAGGTGGTGCAAAAAATCTCAGATGGACAGGTCGTTACTGTGGAGCGTATCCAAGATATGGTCGAAAATCAGCTCTACATTAACGGTTTGCAAGATGTCGCTCGTGATTACATTGTGTATCGTGGTGATCGTAAAGCCCACCGGGAAAAATCTTGGCAAAGTCTTTCCGTGATTCGCCGGTGTGGAACGGTTGTTCATTTTAATCCTATGAAAATTTCTGCCGCTTTGGAAAAAGCATTTCGTGCGACGGAGCGGATCGAGGGCGTGACTCCAGATTTTGTACGAGAAGAAATCAATACGTTAACGCAAAAGATCGTCTCGGAGATCGAAGAACGCTGTGCTCAACAAGACAGTCGTATAGATATTGAGCAAATTCAGGATATTGTTGAGCAACAACTCATGGTTGTCGGGCATTATGCTATTGCTAAGAACTACATTCTTTATCGAGAAGCTCGGGCTCGAGTTCGTGATAATAGAGGAGGGGAGGACCAGACCATAGAAAAAGCTTCTTCGGAAGAGGCTTTTGACGTTCTGGGCAAAGACGGTTCTACGTATAAGATTACACACCCACAATTGTTGGCTCGGTTAGCTCGTGCTTGTAGCCGTTTCCCAGAAACAACGGATGCCGCTCTTCTTACCGATATGGCTTTCGCGAACTTCTATTCTGGTATTAAAGAGTCTGAGGTTGTGTTGGCTTGTATTATGGCGGCTCGGGCTAATATCGAAAAAGAACCAGATTACGCCTTTGTTGCTGCAGAGCTATTGCTCGATGTCGTGTACCAGGAGGCTTTAGGGCGTTCGAGAGATGCTGAAGATCTAGAACAAGCCCATCGCGAGCATTTTAAGCGGTATATTGCGGAAGGGGATGCCTATCGTCTGAATGCGGAGTTGAAAAATCTTTTTGATTTAGATGCGTTAGCTAATGCTATGGATCTATCTCGAGATCTCCAGTTTTCATACATGGGAATCCAAAATCTTTATGATCGCTATTTTAATCATCATGAAGGCCGCCGTTTAGAGACCCCACAAATTTTTTGGATGCGCGTGGCTATGGGGTTAGCATTAAATGAACAAGATAAGACTTCTTGGGCCATTACTTTTTATAATCTCCTCTCTACGTTCCGGTATACACCTGCTACGCCAACATTATTTAATTCGGGGATGAAGCACTCGCAATTAAGCTCTTGCTACCTTTCCACGGTTCAAGACGATTTGGTTAATATCTATAAAGTCATCTCCGATAATGCGATGCTCTCCAAATGGGCTGGCGGTATAGGTAATGATTGGACGGCTATTCGCGCGACGGGAGCGTTGATTAAAGGTACGAACGGAAAAAGCCAAGGAGTCATTCCTTTTATTAAGGTGACTAACGATACTGCCGTTGCAGTTAACCAAGGTGGTAAGCGTAAAGGTGCTGTGTGTGTTTACCTAGAAATCTGGCATCTTGACTACGAAGACTTCCTTGAATTGAGAAAAAATACAGGCGATGAGCGTCGGCGTGCCCACGACGTGAATACAGCAAGCTGGATACCGGATCTCTTTTTCAAGCGTTTGCAACAAAAAGGAACTTGGACGTTATTTAGTCCTGATGATGTCCCAGGGTTGCACGAGGCCTATGGAGAAGAGTTCGAGCGTCTATATGAAGAATATGAGAGAAAGGTAGACTCGGGAGAAATTCGGTTGTTTAAGAAGATCGAAGCCGAAGATCTATGGAGAAAAATGCTCAGCATGCTCTTTGAGACGGGGCATCCATGGATGACCTTTAAAGATCCTTCCAATATTCGTTCGGCTCAAGATCATAAAGGGGTTGTTCGGTGTTCGAATTTATGCACGGAAATTTTGTTAAACTGCTCGGAAACGGAAACCGCAGTTTGTAATTTAGGCTCTATCAATTTAGCCCAGCATATTTTGGATGATGGCTTGGATGAAGAAAAACTCTCAGAGACAATCTCTATAGCCGTTCGTATGTTGGATAACGTCATTGATATTAACTTTTATCCTACCAAAGAGGCTAAAGAGGCGAACCTCGCTCACCGGGCAATTGGCTTGGGAGTGATGGGCTTTCAGGACGCTTTGTATAAATTGGATATTAGTTACGCTTCCCAAGAGGCTGTGGAATTTGCAGACTATAGCTCGGAATTGATCTCTTACTATGCGATTCAAGCTTCTTGTTTGCTGGCTAAAGAACGAGGGGTGTATAGCTCCTATAAGGGGTCGAAATGGGATAGAGGGCTTCTTCCTATTGATACCATTCAGTTGCTTGCAGAGTATCGTGGCGAAGACAATTTGCAAATGGATACCTCGGCAAGAATGGATTGGGAGCCTATTCGCAGCTTGATTCGAGAGCATGGTATGCGTCATTGTCAGCTGATGGCGATAGCTCCGACAGCCACTATCTCAAACATTATAGGCGTGACTCAGTCGATCGAGCCTACGTATAAACATTTGTTTGTGAAATCTAATTTATCTGGCGAATTCACGATTCCTAACGTGTATTTAATAGAGAAGTTGAAAAAACTGGGTATCTGGGATGCCGATATGTTAGATGATCTGAAGTATTTTGATGGCTCTTTGCTGGAAATAGAGCGTATACCCGATCATTTAAAACATATTTTCTTGACGGCTTTTGAAATTGAGCCGGAATGGATTATTGAATGTGCGTCTCGAAGACAAAAATGGATTGATATGGGGCAATCTCTGAACCTTTATCTTCCTCAGCCAGATGGGAAAAAACTATCAAATATGTATCTGACGGCTTGGAAAAAGGGGCTGAAAACCACTTATTATCTCCGATCTTCATCAGCAACGACTGTAGAAAAATCTTTTGTAGATCTTAATAAAAGGGGAATTCAACCTCGTTGGATGAAAAATAAGTCTGCTTCGGCAGGAATTATTGTTGAAAGAGCAAAGACCCCCACCGTCTGTTCGTTGGAAGAGGGGTGTGAGGCATGTCAGTAG
- a CDS encoding tRNA (mnm(5)s(2)U34)-methyltransferase encodes MMLKGIDILFSNIIRLSHAVFQQVVEPGDVVVDATGGNGKDSLFLARLLQGRGRLVVYDIQQEALDRARNLFEKELSPQERMIITMKHCSHEYLQEEGAKLFHYNLGYLPCGDKQITTCKTSTIASLQKALQLVARSGVVSVVCYPGHEEGARELLCVEQLAVNLDPSNWDVCTHYSVNRKNAPRLFLFRRR; translated from the coding sequence ATCATGTTAAAAGGGATAGATATACTTTTCAGTAATATAATCCGGCTTTCACACGCTGTTTTTCAGCAGGTTGTCGAGCCTGGGGATGTGGTTGTGGACGCTACCGGTGGGAACGGAAAAGATTCTCTCTTCCTAGCCCGGTTATTGCAGGGGAGGGGGCGCCTAGTAGTCTATGATATCCAGCAAGAAGCTTTGGATCGAGCGAGAAATCTCTTTGAAAAGGAGTTGTCGCCCCAAGAGCGAATGATTATTACAATGAAGCATTGTTCGCATGAGTATCTTCAAGAAGAAGGCGCCAAGCTATTTCATTATAATTTAGGGTATTTACCTTGTGGAGATAAGCAAATCACTACCTGTAAAACCTCAACCATTGCTAGTCTACAAAAAGCATTACAGCTCGTTGCTCGTTCTGGAGTAGTCAGCGTTGTTTGTTACCCCGGGCATGAGGAAGGTGCTAGGGAATTGCTTTGTGTAGAGCAGCTAGCTGTGAATCTGGATCCGAGCAACTGGGATGTATGTACACACTATTCCGTAAACAGGAAGAATGCCCCGAGGCTCTTTCTTTTTAGGCGGCGCTGA
- a CDS encoding ribonucleotide-diphosphate reductase subunit beta: protein MQADILDGKQKRVNLNSKRLVNCNQVDVNQLVPIKYKWAWEHYLNGCANNWLPTEVPMGKDIELWKSNLLSEDERQVILLNLGFFSTAESLVGNNIVLAIFKHVTNPEARQYLLRQAFEEAVHTHTFLYICESLGLDEKEIFNAYNERASIKAKDDFQMEITGKVLDPNFRTDSIEGLQEFIKNLVGYYIIMEGIFFYSGFVMILSFHRQNKMIGIGEQYQYILRDETIHLNFGIDLINGIKEENPEIWTKELQQEIVELIQRAVDLEIDYARDCLPRGILGLRASMFIDYVRHIADRRLERIGLKPIYHTKNPFPWMSETIDLNKEKNFFETRVTEYQHAASLTW from the coding sequence ATGCAAGCAGATATTTTAGATGGAAAACAGAAGCGGGTTAATCTAAATAGCAAGCGCCTAGTGAACTGCAATCAAGTCGATGTAAACCAACTTGTTCCAATTAAGTACAAATGGGCGTGGGAACACTATTTGAATGGCTGTGCAAATAACTGGCTTCCTACAGAAGTTCCTATGGGGAAAGATATCGAGTTGTGGAAATCGAATCTTCTCTCTGAAGATGAGCGGCAAGTTATTCTTTTGAATTTAGGTTTTTTTAGTACTGCAGAGAGCTTGGTCGGGAATAATATTGTTCTAGCGATCTTTAAACATGTGACTAATCCTGAAGCAAGACAATACCTTTTGAGACAAGCGTTTGAAGAGGCTGTTCACACGCATACATTTTTGTATATTTGTGAGTCTCTTGGATTAGATGAAAAAGAGATTTTTAATGCCTATAATGAGAGAGCTTCCATTAAGGCTAAAGATGATTTCCAAATGGAGATCACTGGAAAAGTTTTAGATCCAAATTTTCGTACAGACTCTATTGAAGGATTGCAGGAGTTTATTAAAAACTTAGTAGGGTATTACATCATTATGGAAGGGATTTTCTTCTATAGTGGCTTTGTGATGATCCTTTCTTTCCATAGACAAAATAAAATGATCGGGATAGGGGAGCAGTACCAATATATTCTAAGAGATGAGACGATCCATTTGAATTTTGGTATTGATCTGATCAATGGGATCAAGGAAGAGAATCCTGAGATTTGGACGAAGGAACTGCAACAGGAAATTGTGGAATTAATTCAACGTGCTGTGGATTTAGAAATCGATTATGCACGAGATTGTCTCCCTCGAGGCATCTTAGGTTTGAGAGCTTCGATGTTTATTGATTATGTGCGACATATTGCAGACCGTCGTTTGGAAAGAATTGGCTTAAAACCCATCTATCATACGAAAAATCCGTTCCCGTGGATGAGTGAAACTATTGATTTGAATAAAGAGAAGAACTTTTTTGAAACCCGAGTCACCGAGTATCAGCATGCAGCAAGTTTAACTTGGTAA
- the rpmI gene encoding 50S ribosomal protein L35, whose product MPKMKSNKSVAARFKLTGSGQLKRTRPGKRHKLSKRSSQQKRNLSKQPLVDQGQVGMYKRMMLV is encoded by the coding sequence ATGCCCAAGATGAAAAGCAATAAGTCCGTTGCGGCGCGTTTCAAGTTGACTGGTTCTGGTCAGTTAAAAAGAACTCGTCCAGGGAAAAGACACAAATTATCAAAAAGATCTTCGCAACAGAAACGCAACCTGTCTAAGCAGCCTTTAGTGGATCAAGGTCAGGTGGGCATGTATAAGCGAATGATGCTCGTTTAA